A genomic window from Panthera tigris isolate Pti1 chromosome B4, P.tigris_Pti1_mat1.1, whole genome shotgun sequence includes:
- the LOC122240289 gene encoding antigen WC1.1-like — MRPRSCPAAAPCTDQEKLRLRGGDTECSGRVEVWHDGSWGTVCDDSWSLAEAEVVCQQLGCGSALDALQRAAFGPGNGSIWLDEVKCRGRESSLWDCAANPWGQSDCKQETMLE, encoded by the exons ATGAGACCCAGGAGCTGTCCAGCAGCTGCCCCCTGCACAG ACCAAGAGAAGCTCCGACTCAGGGGAGGAGACACCGAGTGCTCAGGGCGAGTGGAGGTTTGGCACGATGGCTCCTGGGGCACAGTGTGTGATGACTCCTGGAGCCTGGCAGAGGCCGAGGTGGTGTGTCAGCAGCTGGGCTGTGGCTCTGCCCTGGATGCCCTGCAGAGGGCGGCATTTGGCCCGGGAAATGGGAGCATCTGGCTGGATGAGGTGAAGTGCAGGGGCAGGGAGTCCTCCCTGTGGGATTGTGCTGCCAATCCCTGGGGACAGAGCGACTGCAAGCAGGAAACAATGCTGGAATGA